The proteins below are encoded in one region of Pseudonocardia sp. DSM 110487:
- a CDS encoding AAA domain-containing protein, with product MAADWSTDVVAAVERWAAVEGGPGRTATWVDLGTAVAHGDGDGRLVVDARDRRVAVLDAWLAGAQGPERERVHPVDELRDEAGVLVVRPSVDGVPEQGTHLWGQAVPVVGSLLDGLRAAGPAPLAQALAEKRPAGKPTSEAKAQGLDDEQVEAFRACLSPGLRLVWAPPGTGRTRVLARAIEALVHDGKRVLLVSTVDELLDAVTEQMSLEQGAAVRIGWGPVAAEASREVDEECAAVATELRTIEALAPEAERLRADLGDFDEPAYRVAVARIVAGRALEELRLRLRDAEAAADVARRGVVVAATELREALDAQAAMAPVRDALEHHRLAVEGLAALAQRQRALEEERDTVTAPETPGRRARREHRRLVEVAEAELRRFTGAAAEGRRRWLDVLLRARDVIGEHTQSEVDDADQRAANAEDLVAAAHEGFREVRELLLRIRGEIDAAEARGQPTEDDHRLVVDTEARGLPGLHARLQELVGRLNGVAALDARYRELVDRARELRADAEARLVREARVVATTLTRSRVHPALADATFDAVLVDEAGATPLAEVLLALCRATTTAVVFGDFLQSGPAVPDDPDTGFQRWVRATCFSHLGIEAPADLDAREGCMALTHQSRFGAGLRTLADETLYERLRSAPDAAEPHTDIVLIDVSTIPELAAARPGAVDGRWSAAGAVLARALAERHLRDGPVGIVAPDVVQADVTLAALRDRGLVGGVAIGPLPALHGREFSTVVFDLAAGDHGPRTLGAGITMARDRLYLIADGVDGPLRAAVERGDVRTWSAAALLGTAEPPADDRTFTEVRELLRTDVDDGRDLEGCLTAAQRSVWMWAPWPGEVDAPLRHAADRGVRVRVFARTREDAAAGTVIRSDHGHGGIVVVDEQVVLLGAGERTIAMTGTAFAGRLLAELQAEWTGEPRTCGGCGEPLEVRRGGTADVQWQCPGCHVGIPEQRHEAAASPAVS from the coding sequence ATGGCTGCGGATTGGTCGACGGACGTCGTCGCGGCGGTCGAGCGATGGGCCGCCGTCGAGGGCGGGCCGGGCCGCACCGCCACGTGGGTCGACCTCGGCACGGCGGTAGCGCACGGCGACGGCGACGGCCGGCTCGTGGTGGACGCGCGTGACCGGCGGGTCGCCGTCCTCGACGCATGGCTCGCCGGCGCGCAGGGGCCCGAGCGCGAGCGGGTCCACCCGGTCGACGAGCTGCGCGACGAGGCCGGGGTGCTCGTCGTGCGTCCGTCGGTGGACGGCGTGCCGGAGCAGGGCACACACCTGTGGGGGCAGGCAGTACCCGTCGTCGGTTCGCTCCTCGACGGGCTGCGCGCCGCCGGGCCTGCGCCACTGGCGCAGGCACTCGCCGAGAAGCGGCCGGCCGGGAAGCCCACCTCGGAGGCGAAGGCACAGGGGCTCGACGACGAGCAGGTCGAGGCGTTCCGCGCGTGCCTGAGTCCCGGTCTCCGGCTGGTCTGGGCTCCGCCGGGCACCGGAAGGACCCGGGTGCTGGCGCGCGCGATCGAGGCGCTGGTGCACGACGGCAAGCGGGTGCTGCTCGTCTCGACGGTCGACGAGCTGCTGGATGCCGTCACCGAGCAAATGTCACTGGAGCAGGGGGCCGCTGTCCGGATCGGGTGGGGGCCCGTTGCCGCCGAGGCGTCCCGAGAGGTGGACGAGGAGTGCGCCGCCGTCGCCACCGAGCTGCGGACGATCGAGGCGCTCGCCCCCGAGGCCGAGCGGCTCCGTGCCGATCTCGGCGACTTCGACGAGCCCGCCTACCGCGTCGCCGTCGCCCGCATCGTCGCCGGTCGCGCCCTCGAGGAGCTCCGACTACGGCTGCGGGACGCCGAGGCCGCGGCCGACGTGGCGCGGCGGGGGGTCGTCGTCGCGGCCACCGAGCTGCGGGAGGCGCTCGACGCGCAAGCCGCGATGGCCCCGGTGCGGGATGCGCTGGAACACCACCGGCTCGCGGTCGAGGGCCTCGCCGCGCTCGCGCAGCGGCAGCGAGCCCTCGAGGAGGAGCGCGACACGGTCACCGCGCCGGAGACGCCGGGCCGGCGCGCGCGCCGGGAGCACCGCCGCCTCGTCGAGGTCGCCGAGGCGGAGCTGCGACGCTTCACCGGCGCGGCGGCGGAGGGGCGGCGGCGCTGGCTGGACGTGCTGTTGCGGGCGCGCGACGTGATCGGTGAGCACACCCAGTCCGAGGTCGACGACGCCGACCAGCGTGCCGCGAACGCCGAGGACCTGGTGGCAGCCGCCCACGAGGGGTTCCGGGAGGTCCGTGAGCTCCTTCTCAGGATCCGCGGCGAGATCGACGCCGCCGAGGCGCGCGGGCAGCCCACCGAGGACGATCACCGGCTCGTCGTCGACACCGAGGCGCGCGGGCTGCCCGGCCTGCATGCCCGCCTGCAGGAGTTGGTGGGCCGGCTGAACGGGGTGGCGGCGCTCGACGCGCGCTACCGCGAGCTGGTCGACCGGGCCCGGGAGCTGCGCGCCGACGCCGAGGCGCGGCTCGTCCGCGAGGCGCGGGTCGTCGCGACGACGCTCACCCGGTCCCGCGTCCACCCCGCGCTCGCCGACGCCACGTTCGACGCCGTCCTCGTCGACGAGGCCGGTGCCACGCCGCTGGCCGAGGTCCTGCTCGCGCTGTGCCGGGCCACGACCACGGCCGTGGTGTTCGGCGACTTCCTGCAGTCCGGGCCCGCGGTGCCGGACGACCCGGACACGGGCTTCCAGCGGTGGGTCCGGGCCACCTGCTTCTCGCACCTGGGGATCGAGGCTCCGGCCGACCTCGACGCCCGCGAGGGCTGCATGGCGCTCACGCACCAGTCCCGGTTCGGCGCCGGCCTGCGCACGCTGGCCGACGAGACGCTCTACGAGCGGCTGCGCAGCGCCCCTGATGCCGCCGAGCCGCACACCGACATCGTGTTGATCGATGTCTCCACGATCCCGGAACTCGCCGCGGCCCGCCCCGGGGCTGTTGACGGGAGGTGGTCGGCGGCCGGTGCCGTGCTGGCCCGTGCGCTCGCGGAACGGCATCTGCGTGACGGACCGGTCGGCATCGTCGCCCCTGACGTCGTGCAGGCGGACGTCACGCTGGCCGCGCTCCGGGATCGCGGCCTGGTCGGTGGCGTCGCGATCGGCCCCCTGCCGGCGTTGCACGGCCGCGAGTTCTCGACGGTCGTCTTCGATCTCGCAGCGGGAGATCACGGGCCACGCACGCTCGGCGCAGGCATCACCATGGCCCGGGACCGGCTGTACCTCATAGCCGACGGGGTGGACGGCCCGCTCCGGGCGGCCGTCGAGCGCGGTGACGTCCGGACGTGGAGTGCCGCCGCGTTGCTGGGCACCGCGGAGCCGCCCGCCGACGATCGGACGTTCACCGAGGTGCGCGAGCTGCTCCGGACCGATGTTGACGACGGGCGAGACCTGGAAGGGTGCCTCACCGCGGCACAGCGGTCGGTGTGGATGTGGGCGCCGTGGCCGGGGGAGGTCGACGCGCCGCTGCGGCACGCCGCCGATCGCGGGGTGCGGGTGCGCGTGTTCGCCCGAACCCGCGAGGACGCCGCGGCGGGCACCGTCATCAGATCCGACCACGGTCACGGCGGGATCGTCGTCGTCGACGAGCAGGTGGTGCTCCTCGGAGCAGGGGAGCGCACGATCGCGATGACCGGGACGGCGTTCGCCGGCCGACTGCTCGCCGAGCTGCAGGCGGAGTGGACCGGCGAGCCTCGGACGTGCGGCGGGTGCGGCGAGCCCCTGGAAGTCCGGCGGGGCGGTACCGCGGACGTCCAGTGGCAGTGCCCCGGATGCCACGTCGGCATCCCCGAGCAACGGCACGAGGCAGCGGCGAGCCCGGCGGTCAGCTGA
- a CDS encoding ABC transporter substrate-binding protein, with product MVTTHAAGISRRRLFAGSAALGALLGLPACGSDEAATPAAPAPGWSFTDARGVKVELPRRPERVVAYAGVAAVLWDYGVRPVGIFGPQRREDGSPDSTVGGIDLTSVGSAGEGYDALDFEALAAFRPDLVVTGMTSPNVMWVIGDDAVDRVTGIAPLVALEGYGAPAEQIVAGYERFARLLGADTHTPELMNARVRLNQATTAARTAVAAKPNLRVLVTYADSEGLSIARPSQFPDLLSFRALGLDLVEPDGGEQYYETLSWEQAGRYPADLILHDTRAFSLQPDQLTAYPTWIALPAVQAGQVGRWSAEARLSAGGFAAVLEDLAATVTAARDDVVS from the coding sequence GTGGTCACGACGCACGCCGCCGGCATCAGCCGGCGCCGGTTGTTCGCCGGTTCGGCCGCCCTCGGCGCACTGCTGGGCCTTCCCGCCTGCGGCTCCGACGAGGCGGCCACGCCCGCGGCCCCGGCACCGGGCTGGAGCTTCACCGATGCGCGTGGGGTGAAGGTGGAACTCCCGCGGCGCCCCGAGCGGGTCGTCGCGTACGCGGGCGTAGCGGCGGTCCTCTGGGACTACGGCGTCCGCCCTGTCGGGATCTTCGGGCCGCAGCGCCGCGAGGACGGCTCCCCGGACAGCACAGTCGGCGGCATCGATCTGACCTCGGTCGGATCGGCCGGTGAGGGCTACGACGCCCTCGATTTCGAGGCGCTGGCCGCGTTCCGGCCCGACCTGGTCGTCACGGGCATGACCAGCCCGAACGTCATGTGGGTGATCGGGGACGACGCCGTCGACCGCGTCACGGGGATCGCGCCGCTCGTGGCGCTCGAGGGCTACGGCGCACCGGCCGAGCAGATCGTCGCGGGCTACGAGCGGTTCGCCCGGCTGCTCGGCGCCGACACCCACACCCCGGAGCTGATGAACGCCAGGGTGCGGCTCAACCAGGCCACCACCGCCGCGCGGACCGCCGTCGCGGCCAAGCCGAACCTGCGCGTCCTGGTGACCTACGCCGACTCCGAAGGCCTGTCGATCGCCCGGCCGAGCCAGTTCCCGGACCTGCTCAGCTTCCGCGCGCTCGGCCTGGACCTCGTGGAGCCCGACGGCGGCGAGCAGTACTACGAGACCCTGAGCTGGGAGCAGGCCGGCCGGTACCCGGCGGACCTCATCCTCCACGACACCCGCGCGTTCAGCCTGCAGCCCGACCAGCTCACCGCCTACCCCACCTGGATCGCACTGCCCGCGGTGCAGGCCGGCCAGGTCGGGAGGTGGAGCGCCGAGGCGCGCCTGTCCGCAGGCGGCTTCGCCGCCGTGCTCGAGGACCTCGCCGCAACGGTGACGGCCGCCCGGGACGACGTCGTCAGCTGA
- a CDS encoding ABC transporter substrate-binding protein → MTLLRRRTLLGYAIGAVVAGCAGPPPSASERTVDSAHGPIAVPERAERVVCLDLSKIQRMLDVGCVPIGVLDGWQPVAEHAAWYASVARTGTQSAPDVEAIAALRPDLVLGSPQGVDDALYGRLSALAPTVVLAARGLGAGWKELSEADAIAAGRQDGLAAVRERYLGRVAELRTTRAAALRERWIGFYGIPGGAYALLPESGPGVVLTDLGVPPVGQVSGIFQEVSYEELGRYAGAGLVLLDAQADGSLTPPTAALRAQPTFASLADRAVAASHLLVFSYGEALALLDQLDVALR, encoded by the coding sequence GTGACCTTGCTGCGACGTCGGACGCTGCTGGGATACGCAATCGGCGCGGTCGTCGCCGGCTGTGCCGGGCCTCCACCATCGGCGTCAGAGCGGACCGTCGATTCCGCGCACGGACCGATCGCGGTCCCCGAGCGCGCCGAACGGGTCGTCTGCCTGGATCTGTCCAAGATCCAGCGCATGCTGGACGTCGGTTGCGTGCCGATCGGTGTGCTCGACGGCTGGCAGCCGGTCGCCGAGCACGCCGCGTGGTACGCGTCCGTCGCGCGGACCGGCACCCAGTCCGCTCCCGACGTCGAGGCGATCGCCGCGCTGCGTCCCGACCTCGTACTCGGCAGCCCTCAGGGAGTCGACGACGCGCTCTACGGCCGTCTGTCCGCGCTCGCCCCGACCGTCGTGCTGGCGGCCCGCGGGCTCGGCGCGGGCTGGAAGGAACTGTCCGAGGCGGATGCCATTGCCGCGGGCCGGCAGGACGGCCTTGCGGCTGTCCGCGAGCGCTACCTGGGTCGGGTCGCCGAGCTGCGCACGACGCGTGCCGCGGCGCTGCGGGAGCGTTGGATCGGCTTCTACGGGATCCCCGGCGGTGCCTACGCCCTCCTGCCCGAGTCGGGCCCCGGCGTCGTGCTCACCGACCTCGGTGTTCCGCCGGTCGGGCAGGTGAGCGGGATCTTCCAGGAGGTGTCGTACGAGGAGCTCGGCCGCTACGCGGGCGCCGGCCTCGTGCTGCTCGATGCCCAGGCCGACGGCTCCCTCACGCCGCCGACCGCCGCGCTGCGTGCGCAGCCCACGTTCGCCTCACTCGCGGACAGGGCCGTGGCCGCCTCGCACCTGCTCGTCTTCTCCTACGGGGAGGCGCTCGCCCTGCTGGATCAGCTCGACGTCGCGCTGCGGTGA
- a CDS encoding TIGR02206 family membrane protein, whose amino-acid sequence MNPLAAQRSFAAYGASHWIVLIVLAVGVLVLAVLGSRYRGTPAVRTVGRVLALVLVAFHVPILVYDLSPARFDIEHSLPFQISDLAWMAAAYALWSQRHWAYALTYYWGLTLVPQALITPALEGPEALSIDFVSFWGQHLLVVWAAVYLTWWAGMRPTWRGFAIAAAVTVAWGLAMLAFNEAAGTNYLFVSRRPDNPSLLDLMGEWPWYLGVELVVGLGAWALLTWPWTRSATHRSATSS is encoded by the coding sequence GTGAACCCGCTGGCGGCACAGCGATCGTTCGCCGCCTACGGCGCCTCCCACTGGATCGTCCTGATCGTCCTGGCCGTTGGCGTACTCGTCCTCGCCGTGCTGGGCTCCCGCTACCGGGGCACGCCCGCCGTCCGGACGGTCGGCCGTGTGCTCGCCCTCGTTCTGGTCGCCTTCCACGTTCCGATCCTGGTCTACGACCTGTCGCCTGCCCGGTTCGACATCGAGCACTCGCTCCCGTTCCAGATCTCGGACCTCGCCTGGATGGCGGCCGCCTACGCGCTGTGGTCCCAGCGGCACTGGGCCTACGCGCTGACCTACTACTGGGGACTCACGCTGGTCCCGCAGGCGCTCATCACGCCGGCCCTCGAGGGCCCGGAGGCACTGAGCATCGACTTCGTCAGCTTCTGGGGGCAGCACCTGCTCGTGGTATGGGCGGCCGTGTACCTGACCTGGTGGGCCGGGATGCGGCCGACCTGGCGCGGCTTCGCCATCGCCGCCGCGGTCACGGTCGCCTGGGGTCTCGCGATGCTGGCGTTCAACGAGGCCGCCGGCACCAACTACCTGTTCGTCAGCAGGAGGCCGGACAATCCCTCGCTCCTCGATCTCATGGGGGAATGGCCGTGGTACCTCGGTGTCGAACTCGTGGTCGGGCTCGGCGCGTGGGCGTTGCTGACCTGGCCGTGGACCCGGTCGGCCACTCACCGCAGCGCGACGTCGAGCTGA
- a CDS encoding YeeE/YedE family protein, with protein sequence MTTTAPARSFLTPAPTCAAPPVPDPAAPGQWRPLASIGVLGAALITYVGLAHGARQAVLLALGVGLGVALFHSRFGFTSAWRQLVAVGNGAGLRAHAVLLGTTATLFALVIGTGTGLFGSEPAPSAGSLGVGLVLGAFLFGIGMQLGGACASGTLFAVGSGQGTVVLTLFGFIAGSVLYTWAYPLVADLPALPAVVLSEHIGWFGSWAVTIVALLAVVAISRAVQARRNPPPTGVPPTARGVARILRGSWPMWVGAVTLAVLGAGVLVVSGGAWGITSAFALWGAKALQAIGLHPETWAYWQQPAQAKSLAGPVLADKTSLTDIGIMIGAAVAATAGGAWVMHRSIPWRTALAAVIGGIVMGIGARLASGCNIGAYLAGIASGSLSGWIWGLAALAGTWVGLRARPLFGLANPKPSDSVC encoded by the coding sequence GTGACGACCACCGCCCCTGCTCGCTCCTTCCTCACCCCCGCGCCCACCTGCGCGGCCCCGCCCGTCCCCGATCCCGCCGCGCCGGGGCAGTGGCGCCCGCTCGCCTCGATCGGTGTGCTCGGCGCCGCGCTCATCACGTACGTCGGGCTGGCGCACGGCGCCCGGCAGGCCGTCCTGCTCGCGCTCGGCGTCGGGCTCGGTGTCGCCCTCTTCCACTCGCGTTTCGGCTTCACCTCGGCATGGCGCCAGCTCGTGGCCGTCGGCAACGGGGCGGGCCTGCGCGCGCACGCCGTGTTGCTCGGCACGACGGCCACGCTGTTCGCGCTGGTCATCGGCACGGGCACCGGACTGTTCGGCTCGGAGCCCGCGCCGTCGGCAGGGTCGCTCGGGGTGGGACTCGTGCTCGGCGCGTTCCTCTTCGGGATCGGGATGCAGCTCGGCGGGGCGTGCGCATCCGGCACGCTGTTCGCGGTCGGGTCCGGGCAGGGCACCGTCGTGCTCACGCTCTTCGGTTTCATCGCGGGCTCGGTGCTCTACACATGGGCCTACCCGCTGGTCGCCGACCTGCCTGCGTTGCCGGCCGTCGTGCTGTCCGAGCACATCGGCTGGTTCGGGTCGTGGGCCGTCACGATCGTGGCGCTGCTGGCCGTCGTCGCGATCAGCCGGGCCGTGCAGGCCCGCCGCAACCCGCCGCCCACCGGCGTGCCACCCACGGCGCGCGGCGTGGCCCGGATCCTGCGTGGTTCGTGGCCGATGTGGGTCGGCGCGGTGACGCTCGCCGTGCTCGGGGCCGGCGTGCTCGTGGTCTCGGGCGGCGCGTGGGGGATCACGAGCGCGTTCGCGCTGTGGGGTGCCAAGGCGTTGCAGGCGATCGGCCTGCACCCCGAGACGTGGGCCTACTGGCAGCAGCCCGCGCAGGCCAAGTCACTCGCCGGCCCGGTGCTCGCCGACAAGACCTCGCTCACCGACATCGGGATCATGATCGGCGCGGCAGTCGCGGCCACCGCCGGTGGCGCCTGGGTGATGCACCGCTCCATCCCGTGGCGCACGGCGCTGGCCGCCGTGATCGGCGGGATCGTCATGGGGATCGGCGCCCGGCTGGCGAGCGGCTGCAACATCGGCGCCTACCTGGCCGGCATCGCGTCGGGCAGCCTGTCCGGCTGGATCTGGGGCCTGGCGGCGCTGGCCGGCACGTGGGTGGGCCTGCGTGCAAGGCCCCTCTTCGGCCTGGCGAACCCGAAGCCGTCCGACTCGGTCTGCTGA
- a CDS encoding MDR family MFS transporter — protein MTKSLDDELVRADAGADERRAGDSRPAPPRKTPVGDPLPPAPAATGWGLPLAVLITGMFMSVLDLSIVNVAIPSIRRDLGASIESVQWISTAYSLTEGVMVPASAWLGARFGLKRLYVALIVLFTIASLLCAVSTGLGGLIGFRILQAIPGGVLPVTCMTILFRIVPKEKLGAAMGMYGLGIVVAPGIGPTLGGYLVEHTNWRMIFLINVPVGILGAIAAALWLTKFPAEKSKPFDFIGFLCIAASLFSLLLALEEGDNWGWTDYRTVMLFIAAAVFMALFIVVELHVEHPVLDVRIFKYWPFVNSLMLISAMSIGLFAVLFYVPSFLQDAQGWTPLNTGITLLPQALAMMLLMPFAGVLYDKIGARIPAVVGLALVGTGILLLSRINVDITRGELILGMVVMATGMALGMMPIMTGGLSVLPPEVADSGSAFNTLVQRVSAALGLAMMTALVQDNSAQYMADRSTLLEAGSSPQLTEVQQQGLTGVLPLYEEVAGQVQASAYGSGFFIAGSLTLVGVFLALFLRSGKPSDGADRPVAH, from the coding sequence ATGACCAAGTCGCTGGACGACGAGCTCGTGCGCGCGGATGCCGGCGCGGACGAGCGGCGCGCGGGCGACTCCCGCCCGGCCCCGCCGCGGAAGACCCCGGTGGGGGATCCGCTGCCGCCCGCTCCCGCCGCGACGGGGTGGGGTCTCCCGCTCGCCGTGCTGATCACGGGCATGTTCATGTCGGTGCTCGACCTCAGCATCGTGAACGTCGCGATCCCGTCGATCCGCAGGGACCTCGGCGCCAGCATCGAGAGCGTCCAGTGGATCAGCACCGCGTACAGCCTCACCGAGGGCGTCATGGTGCCCGCCAGTGCGTGGCTGGGTGCGCGGTTCGGGCTCAAGCGCCTCTACGTCGCGCTGATCGTGCTCTTCACGATCGCGTCGCTCCTGTGCGCCGTGTCCACCGGGCTGGGCGGGCTGATCGGGTTCCGGATCCTGCAGGCGATCCCGGGCGGCGTCCTCCCCGTCACCTGCATGACCATCCTGTTCCGCATCGTGCCCAAGGAGAAGCTCGGCGCCGCCATGGGCATGTACGGGCTGGGCATCGTCGTCGCGCCGGGCATCGGGCCCACGCTCGGCGGCTACCTCGTGGAGCACACCAACTGGCGAATGATCTTCCTGATCAACGTGCCGGTCGGCATCCTCGGCGCGATCGCGGCCGCCCTCTGGCTGACGAAGTTCCCGGCCGAGAAGAGCAAGCCCTTCGACTTCATTGGGTTCCTCTGCATCGCCGCCAGCCTGTTCTCCCTGCTGCTGGCGCTCGAGGAGGGCGACAATTGGGGCTGGACCGACTACCGCACCGTGATGCTGTTCATCGCCGCGGCCGTGTTCATGGCGCTCTTCATCGTGGTCGAGCTGCACGTCGAACACCCCGTGCTCGACGTGCGGATCTTCAAGTACTGGCCGTTCGTCAACTCGCTCATGCTGATCAGCGCGATGTCGATCGGCCTGTTCGCGGTGCTGTTCTACGTGCCGTCCTTCCTGCAGGACGCGCAGGGCTGGACACCGTTGAACACCGGCATAACCCTGCTGCCGCAGGCGCTCGCGATGATGCTGCTCATGCCGTTCGCAGGGGTGCTGTACGACAAGATCGGCGCTCGGATACCCGCCGTCGTCGGGCTGGCGCTGGTCGGGACCGGGATCCTGCTGCTGTCCCGGATCAACGTCGACATCACCCGCGGCGAGCTCATCCTCGGGATGGTCGTCATGGCCACCGGGATGGCACTGGGGATGATGCCGATCATGACCGGCGGCCTTTCGGTCCTCCCGCCCGAGGTCGCCGACAGCGGCAGCGCGTTCAACACCCTGGTACAGCGCGTGAGCGCGGCGCTCGGCCTCGCCATGATGACCGCGCTCGTCCAGGACAACAGCGCGCAGTACATGGCCGACCGGTCCACCCTGCTGGAAGCCGGATCGAGCCCACAGCTCACCGAGGTGCAGCAGCAGGGGCTCACCGGCGTGCTCCCGCTGTACGAGGAGGTGGCCGGGCAGGTCCAGGCCTCCGCCTACGGCAGCGGGTTCTTCATCGCCGGTTCGCTCACGCTGGTCGGCGTGTTCCTGGCGCTGTTCCTACGCTCCGGCAAGCCCTCAGACGGCGCAGACCGCCCCGTCGCCCACTGA
- a CDS encoding transposase — translation MSDELWELIEPELPSSAGRRGRPSRDHRQTLEAILWRYRTGCPWRDLPAEFGPWQTLWKRHHRWSADGVYQRMLERLVQS, via the coding sequence ATCAGCGACGAGCTGTGGGAGCTCATCGAGCCAGAACTCCCGTCGAGCGCAGGGCGCAGGGGACGGCCGTCGCGGGACCACCGCCAGACCCTCGAGGCCATCCTCTGGCGTTACCGCACGGGGTGCCCGTGGCGGGACCTGCCCGCCGAGTTCGGCCCGTGGCAGACGTTGTGGAAGCGCCACCACCGCTGGTCCGCCGACGGCGTGTACCAGCGGATGCTGGAGCGGCTAGTCCAGAGCTGA
- a CDS encoding ABATE domain-containing protein, with product MRQDWIWHGGRPCLDLVNTLRERWSATPRELLAAPADLAEWLQAAELVDRSPQVDAELLARARELREALDRVLRNDRPRPEDVALVDGWGRRAVPPPARLRLDEAGRVHAEVPHGADGAERALALIAADAVALVAASAVAQQVRVCAHERCGLRFLDRSPGRNRQWCSMRRCGNRAKASRHHARRSALD from the coding sequence ATGCGACAGGACTGGATCTGGCACGGGGGTCGGCCGTGCCTCGACCTGGTCAACACCCTGCGGGAGCGCTGGTCGGCCACGCCGCGCGAGCTGCTCGCCGCGCCGGCCGACCTCGCGGAGTGGCTGCAGGCGGCCGAGCTGGTCGACCGCTCTCCGCAGGTGGACGCCGAGCTGCTGGCGCGGGCGCGCGAGCTGCGCGAGGCCCTCGACCGGGTGCTCCGCAACGATCGGCCGCGCCCCGAGGACGTCGCACTGGTCGACGGGTGGGGCCGCCGCGCCGTCCCACCACCGGCTCGGCTCCGGCTCGACGAGGCGGGCCGCGTGCACGCGGAGGTTCCTCATGGCGCCGACGGCGCGGAGCGCGCGCTGGCGCTCATCGCGGCCGACGCCGTCGCGCTGGTCGCCGCCAGTGCGGTCGCGCAGCAGGTGCGGGTCTGCGCGCACGAGCGGTGCGGGCTGCGGTTCCTCGACCGCTCACCCGGCCGCAACCGGCAGTGGTGCTCGATGCGCCGCTGCGGCAACCGGGCGAAGGCGAGCCGCCACCACGCCAGGCGGTCAGCTCTGGACTAG
- a CDS encoding alpha/beta fold hydrolase, which yields MGQVAVVNGLRIHYEHAGSGPPVVLLHGWPQTSHCWRHVIPRLAERHTVIAPDLRGYGLTDKPVGGYDKRTMAVDVSGLVRAMGFERVAVVGHDRGARVAHRWALDRPDEIDRLVLLDIVPTRAMFRRDMTVARGYWHWLFHLQPDLPEVLVGDRVEEYLRWFFERWTVDRSGVEEAVEHYVTAFRRPGALRAGFDDYRATFPDDIPHDDADAERGNRLRAPLLVLWGEAGLPAGLPVVEVWEEYADDVRGEVLAGCGHFVPEERPDLLVEHLLAFLGGGVSSERRPSSGLVPGAG from the coding sequence ATGGGGCAGGTAGCGGTCGTCAACGGGCTGCGGATCCACTACGAGCACGCCGGCTCGGGTCCGCCGGTCGTGCTGCTACACGGCTGGCCGCAGACTTCGCACTGCTGGCGGCACGTCATCCCGCGCCTCGCGGAGCGGCACACCGTGATCGCCCCCGACCTGCGCGGATACGGCCTCACCGACAAGCCGGTCGGTGGCTACGACAAGCGCACGATGGCCGTCGACGTGAGCGGGCTCGTCCGGGCCATGGGGTTCGAGCGGGTCGCCGTGGTCGGGCACGACAGGGGAGCCCGGGTGGCGCACCGGTGGGCGCTCGACCGTCCTGACGAGATCGACCGGCTCGTGCTGCTGGACATCGTCCCGACGCGGGCGATGTTCCGCCGTGACATGACCGTGGCCCGCGGCTACTGGCACTGGCTCTTCCACCTGCAGCCCGACCTGCCCGAGGTCCTGGTCGGCGACCGCGTCGAGGAGTACCTGCGGTGGTTCTTCGAGCGCTGGACGGTCGACCGCTCGGGAGTCGAGGAGGCCGTCGAGCACTACGTCACCGCGTTCCGCCGGCCGGGCGCGTTGCGCGCCGGGTTCGACGACTACCGGGCCACGTTCCCCGACGACATCCCGCACGACGACGCCGACGCCGAGCGGGGCAACCGGCTACGGGCGCCGCTGCTGGTGCTGTGGGGCGAGGCAGGCCTGCCGGCGGGTCTGCCCGTGGTGGAGGTCTGGGAGGAGTACGCCGACGACGTCCGGGGCGAGGTGCTGGCGGGGTGCGGGCACTTCGTGCCAGAGGAGCGGCCCGACCTGCTGGTCGAGCACCTGCTGGCGTTCCTCGGCGGCGGGGTCAGTTCGGAGCGCAGACCGTCCAGCGGTCTCGTTCCCGGCGCAGGCTGA